In bacterium, the DNA window TGCGGAAAGTCACGCTCGATCACTACCTGCAGCGCGGCGATCCCGGCCGACGCGTCGGCCAGACGATCCATGAAGCGCACCATCGATGGGCTCTGGATACCCTTCAGGTCGTAGCCCACGCTCATGTTGAAGACGGTGCCGAAGGGCCGATCGTCCATCCCCAGCAGCCGCCTCAGGACGTGGATCAGCACCCAGGCCTTCACGTACTCGTCGGCCGAATCCTCGAGCTTGAGCTCCTGCGACCACTCCACGTTGTAGCCCTCGTCCGCCATGTCGATGCAGGGGCGCGGAATCTCCAGCTCGTCCATCACCTGGACGGTCTTCAGCTCGATGAACCGCCCGCCCGACAGCCAGGCGCAGACGATGTTCTGGGCCATCTGGGTGTGGGGGCCGGCGGCGGGGCCTATGGGGGTGGCCAGGGGGTGGGTGAAGGCGGTACCGGCGTAGGTAGGCACGGTGCCCGGGCGGTGGATGAGGCCCCCGGGGATGCCGAGGATCGACCCGTCCCGCTCGTGGTCGCGCAGGATCCAGGAAAGCAGGGTGGAGAATGGGTGGCGTTTCAGGGTGTCGGACATGGAGGCCTTTCGGATCCTGTTCTTGACGTGAAGACGCATGACTTGGTGTGGAGGTACGATACCGGATCGAGGATTCGCGGGCAAGTCGCAGGGACCGAACAGGCTGCTTCTTGCCGAGCAGCCTGTTCCCCGATCTCGTCCGAGGATGACCCGTTTATTTCACGCTCGCATGCTGCGCGCGCATCGACTTCGCCAGTTCCTTGATCTCCCCCAGATCCTGCGTCATCATGTTCCACCCGTACCAATAGGCATAATCCGGATTCACATGGAAGAACGCCTGATAGGCCCGCATCCGATGCTTGAAGAACATCTGCAGTAAAACCTGATCGATGTAGGAAAAGCCGTCCAGATCCTCGTCCCAGTTGGCCCCGTTGGTATGCATGAGCGTCAGGAGGAAGGGGTAGTTGAAGGGATAGCCCTCCGGCTTCACGATGATCCCGTCCCGGTACAGCGCCGCGACGGTCTCGATGGCCTCGGCCATCAGGCGGTCCGCCTTGGTGAGGATCGCGTCGCCCATCTCCAGCTGCTCCCTGGCGTAGGCGCGGGAGTGGCAGCCGTTGCAGGTGTCGAGCATCTTGTCGCGTTCGGTCTGCCAGGAGGCCTGGTCGAGGCGGGCCATGTCGACCGCCTTGACCGCGTCAAGGATCGCCGTCGGCTCGCCCGTCTCCGGGTGCAGCACGCCCAGGGCCTTGAGGATGGTCACCCGGTCGGCCGCCGCCTGCGGATCATCGGACAGGGGCAGGCGCACGCCCAGGAAACCCCAGGCGGTGCGGTTCTCGTGTGTGCCGTCGGGCAGGTGGCAATGCTGGCAGGTGGGGGCGGCGGCGCCGTCGGGCAGGTCGCCGGCCAGCTTTGCGAAGTAGCGCTCGCCGTGCTTGGAACTGGACCACATCTCCCACTGGGGATGGTCGTAGCCCATGTGGCACTGCTGGCAGGCGCGGGGATTCTGCGCCTCCTTCTTGGCGAAGGCGTGGCGGGTGTGGCACTCGTCGCAGGAGTTGTTCTGGTACCGGTAGCCCTTGGCGCGCTGATCCTGTTTCTGCGCCTCGGACTTGATGCCCATGTTGTGGCAGCCGCCGCAGCCGCGCCCGCCCTCGATCAACTCGTCGGGGGCGAAATGGGTCGCGGGAATGGCGTTCAGGGACGTCCAGCCGTGGTTGTGCTTGCCCCCGGCGAAGGAGTCGAACTGCTCCTGGTGGCATTCGGCGCAGACGTGCTCGTCGGGCATCACGGCCTTTGCGGCGTCGTCCGCCGTCCGGTGCCCTTCGCCGTGGCAGGAGGCGCAGGTCACGTCGTTTTCGGCGTGCCGGCTGACCGACCAGTCCAGGACCTGACCCGGGGAGATCTTCGCGTGACAGTCCACGCAACCGTCGTCGGCCACGGCGGCGGCGGCGAGAAGCAGGGACAAGGCGGCGCCACATAACATGACATGTGCGGTCTTCATCATGGGTTTCTCCTTCCGGGCCATCAAAGTCGTCAAAGGCGCGCCGTAATCCGGCGCAATCAGGACCGTTTCTGTTATGGATTGAAGCGTACACTTCTGGATGCCGGAGTGCAATGACGAAATCGCGCCGCACAGCGGCAACCCGCTGACATTATACGAGTTGAATGGTCTTGTATCCGTACGTTCGAAATGCGGGCCTTACCCGGATCATTCTGCCTCGTGGAGGATAGCTGCAACCACGACCTGCCCGCCGACGGCCGGAACGCCAGCGCATCTCGCCGGGGATCCGGTGCGAATTCCAGAGCGGCCGTTTCATGTAGAACGAGCCCCCGACCGCGGGGACTCGTTTCTATTCGCGAACGGTCGGCTATCTGTACAGCGCCTTCAACGCGCCGAAGGCGGCGCTCGCGCTCGCCGTGACGGTCCCCACGGGCGTGAGGATCGGGGTCAGGCCCTCTGCGAGGAATGTCACATCTTCATCGTACTCGATCAGGAACCAGTCCACGCCGAACCCGACATAGTCCGGGCCGCCTGGAGCCGGCGCCGTCACGAACAGCCCGAAGCCGTTTGTGTAGAACCCGGAGAGACGCCAGAAGACCGTGGGGACGGATCCGTCCCAGTCGAAGCCGATCTCGGGCTGGTTGGTGAAGTAGTCCCCGCCGGACATCGAT includes these proteins:
- a CDS encoding cytochrome C — translated: MKTAHVMLCGAALSLLLAAAAVADDGCVDCHAKISPGQVLDWSVSRHAENDVTCASCHGEGHRTADDAAKAVMPDEHVCAECHQEQFDSFAGGKHNHGWTSLNAIPATHFAPDELIEGGRGCGGCHNMGIKSEAQKQDQRAKGYRYQNNSCDECHTRHAFAKKEAQNPRACQQCHMGYDHPQWEMWSSSKHGERYFAKLAGDLPDGAAAPTCQHCHLPDGTHENRTAWGFLGVRLPLSDDPQAAADRVTILKALGVLHPETGEPTAILDAVKAVDMARLDQASWQTERDKMLDTCNGCHSRAYAREQLEMGDAILTKADRLMAEAIETVAALYRDGIIVKPEGYPFNYPFLLTLMHTNGANWDEDLDGFSYIDQVLLQMFFKHRMRAYQAFFHVNPDYAYWYGWNMMTQDLGEIKELAKSMRAQHASVK